One Natronomonas moolapensis 8.8.11 genomic region harbors:
- a CDS encoding antitoxin VapB family protein: MGTKTIGLREAVHERLKARKREDESFSDLVDRLVAERRTDWREGFGTLPDGAAEDLEDAVSAAR, from the coding sequence ATGGGAACGAAGACGATCGGCCTGCGGGAGGCGGTTCACGAGCGACTGAAGGCCCGCAAGCGCGAGGACGAGAGCTTCAGCGACCTCGTCGACCGACTCGTCGCGGAGCGCCGGACGGACTGGCGCGAGGGCTTCGGAACGCTCCCCGACGGCGCTGCCGAGGACCTCGAAGACGCCGTCTCCGCCGCTCGCTGA
- a CDS encoding cytochrome c biogenesis CcdA family protein → MLETPGVAAVLLAGVLTALTPCCLPMLPPLLAGSAGHRLRPIAIVAGSILSFTGLGVSTAAVGSVTPETFRLPFVLAIIAFGAVLADDDLHEAYTTATSRLTAPVTQFTTAVERAHHPLVGGFVLGLFLGIIWLPCVGPILGSVLAYVGASGDVTGSATLLFAYGVGFSGPLLVVAYGGRRAGETLTGYVTSLDRPSVVRRLSGYALVATGVALLFELDKVLLAALVG, encoded by the coding sequence ATGCTCGAAACGCCGGGCGTCGCCGCGGTGCTCCTCGCCGGAGTCCTGACCGCCCTGACGCCGTGTTGTCTCCCGATGCTCCCGCCGCTTTTAGCCGGCAGCGCCGGCCACCGCCTCCGGCCGATCGCCATCGTCGCCGGGAGCATTCTCTCGTTTACCGGCCTCGGAGTCTCGACGGCCGCCGTCGGGTCGGTCACCCCCGAGACGTTCCGGCTGCCCTTTGTCCTCGCGATCATCGCCTTCGGCGCGGTGCTGGCCGACGACGACCTCCACGAGGCCTACACGACCGCCACGTCGCGGCTCACCGCTCCCGTGACGCAGTTCACCACGGCCGTCGAGCGCGCGCATCACCCCCTCGTCGGGGGGTTCGTCCTCGGGCTCTTTCTCGGGATCATCTGGCTGCCCTGCGTCGGCCCGATCCTCGGCAGCGTGCTCGCGTACGTCGGCGCCTCCGGGGACGTCACCGGCAGTGCGACCCTGCTTTTCGCCTACGGCGTCGGCTTCTCGGGACCGCTGCTCGTCGTCGCCTACGGCGGCCGTCGCGCGGGCGAGACGCTCACGGGCTACGTCACGTCGCTCGATCGGCCCTCGGTGGTCCGGCGGCTCAGCGGGTACGCCCTCGTCGCGACCGGCGTCGCCCTCCTGTTCGAACTCGACAAGGTCCTGCTCGCGGCGCTGGTGGGGTGA
- a CDS encoding thioredoxin family protein, with protein MNPRKLFTLTLLFTALGIGYYSMNAAPVLSDESYSYHGDTAWGTDVDEALDTAAAEDKPVLVYFWTTWCTYCEEYNTNAYTDPGVLDRLEEFVLLAVNLDDGSESAEQLQAEYNANYPPQHVAITPGGDVLVEINGYAEPDGFATYLDDARAAWERR; from the coding sequence ATGAATCCACGAAAGCTATTCACACTCACGCTTTTGTTCACGGCGCTCGGCATCGGCTACTACTCGATGAACGCGGCACCCGTGCTGAGCGACGAGTCCTATTCGTATCACGGTGACACCGCCTGGGGAACCGACGTCGACGAGGCGCTCGACACGGCCGCCGCCGAGGACAAGCCCGTCCTCGTGTACTTCTGGACGACGTGGTGTACGTACTGCGAGGAGTACAACACGAACGCGTACACGGATCCCGGCGTGCTCGACCGACTCGAGGAGTTCGTTCTGCTCGCGGTAAATCTCGACGACGGCAGCGAGTCGGCGGAGCAACTCCAGGCCGAGTACAACGCGAACTACCCGCCACAGCACGTCGCGATCACACCGGGGGGCGACGTCCTCGTCGAAATCAACGGCTACGCCGAGCCGGACGGGTTCGCGACCTATCTCGATGACGCCCGAGCGGCGTGGGAACGCCGATGA
- a CDS encoding fla cluster protein FlaG, which yields MSGVSASTLVIFIASILVAAGVAGTLVATVGDISNSAETKGDAITESIDADFEILNDGGGSNFYDGTDTVTFYVRNTGSNALFQTGDDINVLINGQFVPAADLTITSVANDDGSADVWAEGEVLEITVALDSGLDAGGNRLSVSTKGTERSIEFSV from the coding sequence ATGAGCGGCGTCTCGGCCTCCACGCTGGTGATCTTCATCGCCTCGATCCTCGTCGCCGCGGGGGTGGCCGGGACGCTCGTCGCGACCGTCGGGGACATCTCGAACTCCGCGGAGACGAAAGGCGACGCGATCACCGAGTCGATCGACGCCGACTTCGAGATCCTGAACGACGGCGGCGGGTCGAACTTCTACGACGGTACGGACACCGTTACGTTCTACGTCAGGAACACCGGATCGAACGCGTTGTTTCAGACCGGGGACGACATCAACGTGCTTATAAATGGGCAGTTCGTCCCGGCTGCGGATCTGACGATCACCTCCGTAGCGAACGACGACGGCAGCGCGGACGTCTGGGCCGAAGGCGAAGTCCTCGAAATAACAGTCGCGTTGGATAGTGGCCTCGACGCCGGCGGCAACCGCCTCAGCGTCTCGACGAAAGGCACCGAACGATCCATCGAATTCAGCGTATAG
- the ccsA gene encoding cytochrome c biogenesis protein CcsA: MIGTALLVCALASGLAATGLLLRGYLRRDDSYDAAVTPLIAVNAVSLTLSLAYLTYLFVVTDYTIAYVYDNTADYIPLLYRVTGVYAGNEGSVLLWAALAAVVALWAALLRGFETPNGKLVQAITVGVVTYFAGMLVVDSPFTPLGEALPEMGSGAVPLDGTGLNPLLIDPYMAIHPPMMFVAYGLLTMPFAIGVTHFVSTLRGDGGVFGAWIGSITRWVRISWLFLTTAIVLGSLWSYRVLGWGGIWAWDPVETAVLIPWIFLTATLHAVINYRSQSTYATLAPAMTSATLALIVYATAIVRSGVFRSVHSFANDGIGSALLILLAATLVLGVGLPLGYWLVREPAESSAGTKRWLTRSNVLHLAVLGIGLLGFISVWGLTFPVLSNYTTGVEVELTSMYYNLWSYAILVAILLTLGFYMDYDVEGRRRALASLGVFGAATVVAALIAPSATWTLAETNPGDVMFYRLLGSASVLSIVPPAAYVCLTVIKRALELIPGSPNRHFQLKQTGITMVHVGLVLLVVSVSFSYLFVTESSVIIDNAEREAALEAPPVHDVPESAYAVEVTDYDEYQRPASPDIENVALSVGQVTDRGRSIHETVQPVYGTVTQVNRGPEATIVQLDGSPIWIGIVGEGHETVEVSEGQRLVGVGYVMWDYLPETPQTDAVVVAEPGNVGPTTDPPASIDQTRVLGSSVGLTVYEGGERIANGDAGQERYVQQSDMEVRDVFVDRGVAHDTYVIAAVDDGTASLTVRRIPLMNLMRISALTLLSGMALVLLFDPAYGLVPRFSYRSRGVEASSD, encoded by the coding sequence ATGATCGGCACCGCGTTGCTCGTCTGTGCGCTCGCCTCGGGGCTCGCCGCGACCGGACTCTTGCTCCGGGGGTATCTCCGCCGTGACGACAGCTACGACGCCGCCGTCACGCCGCTCATCGCAGTTAATGCAGTCTCTCTGACACTATCGCTCGCGTACCTCACCTATCTGTTCGTCGTTACGGACTATACAATCGCGTACGTCTATGACAACACCGCAGACTATATTCCGCTCCTCTATCGGGTTACGGGCGTCTACGCCGGCAACGAGGGGTCGGTGCTGTTGTGGGCGGCCCTGGCCGCCGTCGTCGCTCTCTGGGCGGCGCTCCTCCGCGGGTTCGAGACCCCCAACGGCAAACTCGTCCAGGCGATCACGGTCGGCGTCGTGACGTACTTCGCCGGGATGTTAGTCGTCGACAGCCCATTCACCCCGCTCGGAGAGGCCCTCCCGGAGATGGGCAGCGGAGCCGTCCCGCTCGACGGGACGGGGCTCAACCCGCTGTTGATCGATCCCTACATGGCGATCCACCCGCCGATGATGTTCGTCGCGTACGGGCTGTTGACGATGCCGTTCGCAATCGGCGTCACCCACTTCGTCTCGACGCTCCGCGGTGACGGCGGCGTCTTCGGGGCGTGGATCGGCAGCATCACGCGCTGGGTTCGCATCTCGTGGCTGTTTCTGACGACCGCGATCGTCCTCGGCTCGCTTTGGTCGTACCGCGTGCTCGGGTGGGGCGGCATCTGGGCGTGGGATCCCGTCGAAACCGCGGTGTTGATCCCGTGGATATTCCTCACCGCGACGCTGCACGCCGTAATCAATTACCGGTCGCAGTCGACGTACGCGACGCTCGCCCCGGCGATGACGTCGGCGACGCTCGCGCTCATCGTCTACGCGACCGCCATCGTCAGAAGCGGCGTCTTCCGCAGCGTCCACTCCTTTGCCAACGACGGGATCGGATCCGCGCTCTTGATTCTGCTCGCCGCGACGCTCGTCCTCGGCGTCGGCTTGCCGCTCGGCTACTGGCTGGTTCGGGAACCGGCGGAGTCAAGCGCCGGAACGAAGCGGTGGCTCACGCGCTCGAACGTCCTCCATCTGGCCGTTCTCGGCATCGGCCTCCTCGGATTCATCTCGGTGTGGGGCCTCACGTTCCCGGTTCTCAGCAACTACACCACCGGCGTCGAGGTCGAGTTGACCAGTATGTACTACAACCTCTGGAGCTATGCGATCCTCGTCGCGATCCTCCTGACGCTCGGCTTCTACATGGACTACGACGTCGAAGGGCGACGGCGCGCGCTGGCCTCGCTCGGCGTCTTCGGCGCCGCGACGGTCGTGGCCGCGTTGATCGCACCGAGCGCGACGTGGACGCTCGCCGAGACCAATCCGGGTGACGTCATGTTCTATCGACTCTTGGGGAGCGCGAGCGTGCTCTCGATCGTCCCGCCGGCGGCGTACGTCTGTCTCACCGTGATCAAGCGCGCGCTCGAGTTGATCCCCGGATCGCCGAACCGACACTTCCAACTCAAACAGACCGGCATCACGATGGTCCACGTCGGCCTCGTGCTGCTCGTCGTTTCGGTCTCGTTTTCGTATCTGTTCGTCACCGAATCGTCGGTGATCATAGACAACGCCGAACGGGAGGCGGCCCTCGAGGCGCCGCCGGTCCACGACGTCCCCGAATCGGCGTACGCCGTCGAGGTGACCGACTACGACGAGTATCAGCGACCCGCCTCCCCGGACATCGAGAACGTCGCGCTCTCGGTCGGGCAGGTGACCGACCGGGGACGGTCGATACACGAGACGGTCCAGCCGGTCTACGGGACCGTCACGCAGGTCAACCGGGGGCCGGAGGCGACGATCGTCCAACTCGACGGCTCGCCGATCTGGATCGGTATCGTCGGGGAGGGCCACGAGACGGTCGAGGTCTCCGAGGGCCAGCGCCTGGTCGGCGTCGGCTACGTCATGTGGGACTACCTCCCCGAAACGCCCCAGACCGACGCCGTCGTCGTCGCCGAACCCGGAAACGTCGGCCCGACGACGGACCCGCCGGCCTCGATCGATCAGACGCGCGTGCTCGGAAGCAGCGTCGGCCTCACCGTCTACGAGGGCGGCGAGCGGATCGCGAACGGCGACGCGGGCCAGGAGCGCTACGTCCAACAAAGCGACATGGAGGTCCGGGACGTCTTCGTCGACCGGGGCGTGGCCCACGACACCTACGTCATCGCGGCGGTCGACGACGGCACCGCCTCCCTGACAGTCCGGCGAATCCCGCTCATGAACCTCATGCGCATCAGCGCTCTGACGCTCCTTTCGGGGATGGCTCTCGTGTTGCTGTTCGACCCCGCGTACGGCCTCGTCCCGCGGTTCAGCTACCGTTCGCGGGGCGTCGAGGCGAGTTCCGATTGA
- a CDS encoding fla cluster protein FlaG, giving the protein MSSVSASHLVIFIASIVVAAGVAGTLVTQVDRVSTSIVNQNEDVEERIDTDIRIVSDTGSPDSIYTGTGALTLYVKNTGGTELTPDVGSIDVLIEGSFNSPDTVSRVDGQNDRWPPGTVVEVTVDSPSPAPSGPTRVTVSVRENEDSIRFTA; this is encoded by the coding sequence ATGAGCAGCGTCTCGGCCTCCCACCTCGTGATTTTCATCGCCAGCATCGTCGTGGCAGCAGGAGTGGCGGGCACGCTCGTCACGCAGGTCGACCGCGTCAGCACGTCGATCGTGAATCAAAACGAGGACGTCGAGGAGCGCATCGACACCGACATTCGGATCGTCAGCGACACCGGGAGTCCCGACTCCATCTACACCGGTACGGGGGCACTCACCCTCTACGTCAAGAACACCGGCGGGACCGAACTGACGCCGGACGTGGGGTCGATCGACGTGTTAATCGAGGGATCATTTAATAGCCCGGACACCGTGTCACGAGTTGACGGGCAGAACGATCGGTGGCCGCCGGGGACGGTGGTCGAGGTGACGGTCGACTCCCCCAGTCCGGCGCCCAGCGGCCCCACCCGCGTCACCGTCTCCGTCCGCGAGAACGAGGACAGCATCAGATTCACCGCGTAA
- a CDS encoding IS6 family transposase, whose product MPENARLNDNLDEIDLEFVEREATPRFLMKLSIQLHLAGLSLSNTVSILELFGVNRARSTVHNWVQKADLQPESGQNPDHVAVDETVIRLNDKQYWLYAAVDPETNELLYTTLEPIIKSVIVHAFFAELREKHDVEHAVFLIDGSHSLKDACRRHSLDFRYERHGNRNSVERVFREIKRRTTSFSNCFSNAEADTADDWLRSFAFA is encoded by the coding sequence ATGCCAGAAAACGCCCGCCTCAACGACAATTTGGACGAGATCGACTTAGAGTTTGTTGAACGAGAAGCGACACCACGATTTCTGATGAAGCTTAGTATTCAGCTCCATCTCGCTGGATTATCACTTTCGAATACTGTTTCTATTCTTGAATTATTTGGTGTCAATCGTGCTCGGTCAACTGTGCATAATTGGGTTCAGAAAGCAGATCTACAGCCTGAGTCTGGTCAAAATCCGGATCACGTCGCCGTTGACGAGACGGTGATCCGGCTCAATGATAAACAATATTGGCTGTACGCGGCTGTCGATCCTGAAACAAACGAATTGCTATACACAACGCTTGAGCCAATCATAAAAAGCGTGATTGTTCACGCATTCTTTGCTGAACTCCGCGAGAAACACGACGTAGAACACGCCGTGTTTCTCATCGATGGCTCGCACTCATTGAAAGACGCTTGCCGCCGCCACAGCCTCGATTTCAGATATGAACGCCATGGAAATCGGAATAGCGTCGAACGTGTCTTTCGAGAGATAAAACGTAGAACTACCAGTTTTTCAAACTGTTTCAGCAACGCCGAAGCAGACACCGCCGACGATTGGCTTCGATCCTTCGCCTTCGCATAG
- a CDS encoding MarR family transcriptional regulator, giving the protein MPIDIERFETDPEEALNARGRTNAAAVLSFLAASPDRAYTPKEIHEATGLPRGSVGVVLSRLEDRGLVRHRGEYWAVAADEAVEKTLSSMRAAQAATDRFGPEDPEEWGPGVEDDEET; this is encoded by the coding sequence ATGCCGATCGACATCGAACGCTTCGAGACCGATCCCGAGGAAGCGTTGAACGCTCGGGGTCGCACGAACGCGGCGGCGGTCCTCTCGTTTCTCGCCGCCTCCCCCGACCGAGCGTACACGCCAAAGGAAATTCACGAAGCGACTGGTCTCCCACGCGGGAGTGTCGGCGTCGTACTCTCTCGACTGGAAGACCGCGGGCTCGTCCGGCACCGAGGCGAATACTGGGCGGTCGCCGCCGACGAGGCCGTCGAAAAGACGCTCAGTTCGATGCGGGCAGCCCAGGCCGCGACCGATCGGTTCGGACCGGAGGATCCCGAGGAATGGGGACCGGGGGTCGAAGACGACGAGGAGACGTGA
- a CDS encoding carboxypeptidase-like regulatory domain-containing protein: MTHRPTSVLLVSLTLALFAALALTAGVGAAASTTGSVTVENGSADGYNVTVAALDPSNEPIVDPVETTVENGTFSYEPVDNATSYFLRLESEDAVYYNLADPGEDPAFVLDRRVTGTVVDESGTPVPNATVEVVSQHGPQVNQVPVSADGTFEIEPLQPDRTYTLRIRADGAVYEDVVSTDAPTTEIDVELPAPIADPGALELSGGRPVNHLMRVGPTESGDGLFVIEILSVRNGVDRPFVGAVDFAVPSNAKVVSGMVQNERVDAAAENGTVGVEASIKSGETVQVAAIYRIDEHTLEKPVGYDVDEFAVMLEEYDLSQAEFSNNLVEAETGMDVPMVTNTAPLGATDRISVQVSGPPAGTGNASTPAGQSTPGAGSESGAGGLPVLPLGVAFVGTVAGGIAVYRYV; encoded by the coding sequence ATGACACACCGACCTACGTCCGTACTACTCGTTTCGCTCACGCTCGCGCTGTTCGCCGCGCTCGCACTGACGGCCGGCGTCGGCGCCGCGGCGTCGACCACCGGCTCCGTCACCGTCGAGAACGGCTCGGCAGACGGCTACAACGTCACCGTCGCCGCCCTCGACCCGTCGAACGAGCCGATCGTCGACCCGGTCGAGACGACCGTCGAAAACGGGACGTTCAGCTACGAGCCGGTCGACAACGCGACGTCGTACTTCCTCCGACTGGAATCGGAGGACGCGGTGTACTACAATCTCGCCGATCCCGGCGAGGACCCGGCGTTCGTTCTGGACCGACGCGTCACCGGGACCGTCGTCGACGAGTCCGGCACACCCGTTCCGAACGCCACCGTCGAGGTGGTGAGCCAACACGGCCCCCAGGTGAATCAGGTGCCGGTGTCGGCGGACGGGACCTTCGAGATCGAACCGCTGCAACCCGACCGAACGTATACCCTCCGGATCCGGGCCGACGGCGCGGTCTATGAGGACGTCGTCTCGACGGACGCACCGACGACGGAGATCGACGTGGAACTACCGGCCCCGATCGCCGATCCGGGGGCGCTCGAACTCAGCGGCGGGCGGCCGGTGAATCACCTCATGCGGGTCGGCCCGACGGAGAGCGGGGACGGGCTGTTCGTCATCGAGATACTCTCGGTTCGGAACGGCGTTGACCGGCCGTTCGTGGGGGCCGTCGACTTCGCGGTCCCCTCGAACGCCAAGGTCGTCTCGGGGATGGTGCAAAACGAGCGCGTCGACGCCGCCGCCGAGAACGGGACCGTAGGGGTCGAGGCGTCGATCAAATCGGGCGAGACGGTCCAGGTGGCGGCGATCTACCGGATCGACGAGCACACGCTCGAGAAGCCGGTCGGCTACGACGTCGACGAGTTCGCCGTCATGCTCGAGGAGTACGACCTGTCGCAGGCCGAGTTCTCGAACAACCTCGTCGAGGCGGAGACGGGAATGGACGTGCCGATGGTGACGAACACCGCCCCGCTCGGCGCTACCGACCGGATCTCGGTGCAGGTGTCCGGCCCGCCGGCGGGCACCGGAAACGCCTCGACACCCGCCGGGCAGTCGACGCCGGGGGCCGGATCGGAATCTGGGGCGGGCGGGCTCCCCGTCCTGCCGCTGGGCGTGGCCTTCGTGGGGACGGTCGCCGGCGGGATCGCGGTGTATCGATACGTCTAG
- a CDS encoding archaellin/type IV pilin N-terminal domain-containing protein has translation MFDRINKQDRGQVGIGTLIVFIALVLVAAIAAGVLINTAGFLQTQAESTGQESTDQVSNNLDIISTTGQVDADNTGIDQVTFILSLAPGSDSINLLDTTLEYVGPNGPITTSIEDGAVEADGASTELTEISGGGDATLLESSSERVELTVRLEGDGGDGNFDGIYGAQDTVLGEGQSAQFRFITADGTQRVDEVIVDDPLIGSNGDDIQL, from the coding sequence ATGTTTGATAGAATCAACAAGCAGGATCGCGGTCAGGTAGGAATCGGTACCCTCATTGTGTTCATCGCCCTCGTGTTGGTGGCGGCGATCGCGGCCGGGGTGCTGATCAACACCGCTGGCTTCCTGCAAACACAGGCTGAATCGACCGGTCAAGAAAGTACAGATCAAGTCTCTAACAACCTTGACATTATCAGTACAACCGGTCAAGTTGATGCTGATAATACTGGTATAGATCAAGTAACATTTATACTCAGCCTCGCACCAGGATCTGATAGTATCAATTTGCTTGATACGACACTAGAATATGTCGGCCCCAATGGACCAATAACGACCAGTATAGAAGACGGAGCTGTCGAAGCAGATGGTGCCTCAACAGAACTTACTGAGATCTCTGGTGGAGGGGACGCAACTTTACTTGAAAGCTCCTCCGAGCGTGTTGAGCTAACTGTCAGGCTTGAGGGTGATGGCGGAGACGGGAATTTTGATGGAATATACGGAGCACAGGATACTGTACTTGGAGAGGGCCAATCAGCACAGTTCCGGTTTATTACTGCTGATGGTACTCAGAGGGTTGACGAAGTTATCGTAGATGACCCGCTTATTGGCAGCAACGGCGATGATATTCAACTGTAG
- a CDS encoding c-type cytochrome: MDRRVLLLVGTLAMVVLAGCTGLPGAGDGGEADDGTVETPQPDVDATEPAEVPANMPNREVIDGDLREGEAKDELRYRNATAGDEINFVPKEMNESTLPDNENERELIMYGRTLMANTSEEMPEHVGNELSCASCHGGGQSVATVGMVGQDINLIPLVGTSADLPEWTGRRNRMRDTRQRLIGCFQRSMNSPGSEEGAPDYDSREIQAMEAYMMWLSEGVPTKGQPYWSHLNKPTGDEKVPVEEVNPVRGAELYLENCASCHGADGQGEVDDDGSVVYPPLWGPRSFNDGAGMGRMYTSASYIREAMPYGYAHDVTDWEDVHDIAGFMNAHDRPEFPEKSKDFPDGTPDEGIYYNRTQERLGYEMNPMKKKLMLADMPTGTQPLNESDIPDDVGRYDQPLRNETVDPAEE; this comes from the coding sequence ATGGATCGCAGGGTATTGCTTCTCGTCGGGACGCTCGCGATGGTCGTTCTGGCGGGGTGTACCGGGCTACCGGGTGCCGGCGACGGCGGTGAAGCCGACGACGGGACCGTCGAGACCCCCCAACCCGACGTCGACGCGACCGAGCCCGCCGAGGTTCCGGCCAACATGCCGAACCGGGAAGTCATAGACGGCGACCTCCGGGAGGGTGAGGCCAAAGACGAGTTGCGGTATCGGAATGCGACCGCGGGCGACGAAATCAACTTCGTCCCGAAGGAGATGAACGAGTCGACGCTCCCCGACAACGAAAACGAGCGCGAACTCATCATGTACGGGCGGACCCTCATGGCGAACACCTCCGAGGAGATGCCCGAACACGTCGGGAACGAACTCTCGTGTGCCAGCTGTCACGGCGGCGGCCAGTCGGTCGCCACGGTCGGGATGGTCGGTCAGGACATCAACCTGATCCCGCTCGTCGGCACCAGCGCGGACTTACCGGAGTGGACGGGCCGGCGGAACCGGATGCGCGACACCCGACAGCGCCTGATCGGGTGCTTCCAGCGGAGCATGAACTCGCCGGGGTCCGAGGAGGGCGCGCCGGACTACGACAGCCGCGAGATACAGGCCATGGAGGCGTACATGATGTGGCTCAGCGAGGGCGTCCCGACCAAGGGCCAGCCATACTGGTCGCACCTGAACAAGCCGACCGGCGACGAGAAGGTGCCGGTCGAGGAGGTCAACCCGGTCCGCGGCGCCGAGTTGTACCTCGAGAACTGTGCGTCCTGTCACGGCGCCGACGGCCAGGGCGAAGTCGACGACGACGGCAGCGTCGTCTACCCGCCCCTCTGGGGCCCCCGCTCGTTCAACGACGGCGCCGGGATGGGTCGGATGTACACCTCGGCGTCCTACATCCGCGAGGCGATGCCGTACGGCTACGCCCACGACGTGACCGACTGGGAGGACGTCCACGACATCGCCGGGTTCATGAACGCCCACGACCGCCCCGAGTTCCCCGAGAAGTCAAAGGACTTCCCGGACGGGACGCCCGACGAAGGCATCTATTACAACCGGACCCAAGAACGGCTCGGATACGAGATGAACCCGATGAAAAAGAAGCTCATGCTTGCCGACATGCCGACGGGGACCCAACCGCTCAACGAGTCCGACATCCCCGACGACGTCGGACGGTACGACCAACCGCTCCGAAACGAAACGGTCGACCCGGCCGAGGAGTGA
- a CDS encoding archaellin/type IV pilin N-terminal domain-containing protein — protein sequence MFDTDTETQDRGQVGIGTLIVFIALVLVAAIAAGVLINTAGFLQTQAESTGQESTDQVSNNIQVSQVVGVSTNSGEDLQELQFIISLGPGSDPVDLTDFTYEYINSASDSFSGAETNPEISGYLEVQGSSGNTILDQNSDVSRLTIDLTTTTDGALSAGDSVSLLITTVDGGQTAIEVNVPDPLNGIDAEAGTQAITL from the coding sequence ATGTTCGACACAGACACAGAAACGCAGGATCGCGGTCAGGTGGGGATCGGTACCCTCATCGTCTTCATCGCCCTCGTGCTGGTGGCGGCGATCGCGGCTGGGGTGTTGATCAACACCGCCGGGTTCCTGCAAACGCAGGCTGAATCGACCGGTCAAGAAAGTACGGATCAAGTCTCTAACAATATCCAAGTGAGCCAAGTGGTAGGCGTTAGTACTAATAGTGGCGAAGATTTACAAGAATTACAATTTATTATTTCACTTGGCCCTGGTTCGGATCCTGTCGACCTTACAGATTTTACTTATGAATACATCAATTCAGCCTCTGACTCGTTTAGCGGGGCTGAAACAAATCCAGAAATTAGCGGGTATTTAGAGGTTCAAGGTAGTAGTGGTAATACAATCCTTGATCAGAACAGTGATGTTAGTAGATTAACAATTGACCTTACTACTACAACTGATGGAGCGCTGTCGGCTGGTGACTCTGTCTCTCTTTTAATTACAACTGTCGATGGCGGTCAGACAGCTATTGAAGTCAACGTACCTGATCCACTCAATGGAATTGACGCCGAAGCAGGCACTCAGGCAATCACACTATAA
- a CDS encoding archaellin/type IV pilin N-terminal domain-containing protein yields MFDRINKQDRGQVGIGTLIVFIALVLVAAIAAGVLINTAGFLQTQAESTGQESTDQVSNNLQVTSAVGSIDTNSIDRVRLTLGLAPGSDPVNLNQVTITYVGENVVNIGGVDGDGDVDSFAVGAEGVTATTLGDGNNELILELNIAGSNGLSGETLDPGNSATVILSLPSGGETVVELNVDDPLSATDSTEL; encoded by the coding sequence ATGTTTGATAGAATCAACAAGCAGGATCGCGGTCAGGTGGGGATCGGCACCCTCATCGTGTTCATCGCCCTCGTGCTGGTGGCGGCGATCGCGGCTGGGGTGCTGATCAACACTGCCGGGTTCCTGCAAACACAGGCTGAATCGACCGGTCAAGAAAGTACAGATCAAGTATCAAATAACCTACAAGTTACATCTGCTGTTGGAAGCATTGATACAAATAGTATTGATAGAGTTCGATTAACCCTTGGTCTCGCTCCTGGATCCGATCCAGTTAATCTGAACCAGGTAACGATAACCTACGTCGGTGAAAATGTTGTTAATATAGGCGGTGTTGATGGTGACGGAGATGTTGATTCATTTGCTGTTGGCGCTGAAGGAGTAACAGCAACCACGCTCGGGGACGGCAATAATGAATTGATACTTGAATTAAATATTGCTGGATCAAATGGACTCAGTGGAGAAACACTGGATCCAGGAAATTCAGCAACAGTGATCCTTTCATTGCCTAGTGGTGGCGAAACCGTTGTTGAGTTAAATGTTGATGACCCACTTAGTGCTACGGATTCAACGGAGTTATAA
- a CDS encoding DUF892 family protein, giving the protein MSDDRVIELLRTAYGDEIETVMNYQTNAIVLDGVRAEEIKESLKADIQEELTHAEQLGQRLKQLGARPPGSTEFVARQESLQPPEDSTDVLAVIRGVLEAEEDAIATYRELVDAAEEAGDPVTEDLAVTILADEEAHRTEFRGFEKEY; this is encoded by the coding sequence ATGTCCGACGACCGCGTCATCGAGTTGCTCCGGACGGCCTATGGCGACGAGATCGAGACCGTGATGAACTACCAGACGAACGCGATCGTCCTCGACGGCGTCCGCGCCGAGGAGATCAAAGAGAGCCTCAAGGCGGACATCCAAGAGGAGCTGACCCACGCCGAGCAGTTGGGCCAGCGGCTCAAACAGCTCGGCGCGCGCCCGCCGGGGTCGACGGAGTTCGTCGCCCGCCAGGAGTCCCTGCAGCCGCCCGAGGACTCGACGGACGTCCTCGCGGTCATCCGGGGCGTTCTGGAGGCCGAGGAGGACGCCATCGCCACCTACCGCGAGCTCGTCGACGCCGCCGAGGAAGCGGGCGACCCCGTCACCGAGGACCTCGCCGTGACGATCCTCGCCGACGAGGAGGCCCACCGCACCGAGTTCCGGGGCTTCGAGAAGGAGTACTGA